In one window of Paracoccus saliphilus DNA:
- a CDS encoding lysozyme — MIQFLTALLAWVKSLVSTKGRAAATTGTAAILAAAAAFVGPWEGERTEAYLDRIASPPVWTVCYGETRGVEPGDRYSSAECSAMLMDALGEFRDRLVSCIPALPQQPEGVQVALVSWSYNVGTGAACSSTLAKRANADRWQDACNELPRWNKAGGSVVQGLVNRRAAEQRLCLSAIGG, encoded by the coding sequence ATGATCCAGTTCCTGACCGCGCTTCTGGCGTGGGTGAAATCGCTTGTCTCGACCAAGGGCAGGGCGGCCGCCACGACCGGCACGGCCGCCATCCTCGCCGCCGCTGCGGCATTCGTTGGGCCGTGGGAGGGCGAGCGCACCGAAGCTTATCTCGATCGCATTGCCAGCCCGCCGGTCTGGACGGTCTGTTACGGCGAGACTCGCGGTGTCGAACCGGGCGATCGCTACAGCTCGGCCGAGTGCAGCGCCATGCTGATGGATGCCCTGGGCGAGTTTCGTGATCGCCTGGTCAGTTGCATACCGGCCCTGCCGCAGCAGCCCGAAGGCGTCCAGGTCGCGCTGGTGTCCTGGTCCTACAATGTCGGTACCGGTGCCGCCTGTAGTTCTACGCTGGCAAAGCGCGCGAATGCCGATCGATGGCAGGACGCCTGCAATGAGCTTCCTCGCTGGAACAAGGCCGGCGGAAGCGTCGTGCAGGGTCTTGTCAATCGCC